In Tachysurus fulvidraco isolate hzauxx_2018 chromosome 11, HZAU_PFXX_2.0, whole genome shotgun sequence, one DNA window encodes the following:
- the git1 gene encoding ARF GTPase-activating protein GIT1 isoform X1 yields the protein MSRKVQRSEVCADCSAPDPGWSSINRGVLISDECCSVHRSLGRHISIVKHLRHSGWPPSLLQMVQTLASNGANSIWEHSLLDPAQVQSGRRKPNPQDKVHPTKSEFIRAKYQMLAFVHKLPCRDDDGVTSKDLSKQLHSSVRTGSLETCLRLLSLGAQANFFHPEKGTTPLHVAAKAGQVLQAELLVVYGADPGALDINGRTPMDYARQAGQVELAERLVECQYELTDRLAFYLCGRRPDHKNGHYIIPQMADRARPKCPTQSLDLSELAKAAKKKLQALNNRLFEELAMDVYDEVDRRENDAVWLTTQNHSTLVTERSAVPFLPVNPEYSATRNQGRQKLARFNAREFATLIIDILSDAKRRQQGKGLTSPAEPLDVSQADDDQHDYDSVASDEDTDSEITAQNNTNAQRNNRAKSMDSSDLSDGPITLQEYLEVKKALASSEAKVQQLMKVNNNLSEELRRLQKEISRMQTENVALRGAQAGPAGALGGGNTALWPIGVRGGAGGVGSGDSSLAPPSSAPLRRDRQAFSMYEPGVAAPKALGPALDSLSSHLQPLSSSVSVRKGATAGPTPYGGPHMSASMEMGRYMPPKLEKHGSGTDSDYDNTQTYDTSIGMGRSSEEESRAEVEDSGDVGEPDPTLPCTEDVILKTEQVTKNIQELLRAAQEFKHDSFVPCSEKIHSAVTEMASLFPKRPALDAVRASLKLLASSASRLQVECRKAAPSEPSASAVDYQLLTQQVIQCAYDIAKAAKQLVTITTREKKQ from the exons ATGTCCAGAAAAGTCCAAAGAAGCGAGGTGTGTGCAGACTGCAGTGCGCCAG ATCCGGGTTGGAGCAGTATAAACAGAGGGGTGCTGATCTCTGATGAGTGCTGCTCTGTGCACCGGAGCCTCGGACGCCACATCTCCATCGTCAAACATTTGCGCCACAGCGGCTGGCCACCTTCCTTACTACAG ATGGTGCAGACGCTGGCCAGTAATGGTGCTAACTCCATTTGGGAGCATTCACTGCTGGACCCTGCGCAGGTTCAGAGTGGTCGCAGGAAACCTAATCCACAAGATAAAGTCCA CCCCACCAAGTCAGAGTTCATTCGCGCCAAGTATCAGATGCTTGCCTTTGTCCACAAACTGCCATGCCGTGATGATGATGGGGTCACCAGTAAAGATCTCAGCAAG CAACTACATTCGAGTGTGCGGACAGGAAGTCTGGAGACGTGTCTGCGGCTGCTGTCCCTTGGAGCTCAGGCCAACTTCTTTCATCCT GAGAAAGGCACCACCCCTCTGCATGTGGCTGCTAAAGCAGGTCAGGTCCTCCAGGCTGAGCTGCTTGTGGTGTACGGCGCTGACCCCGGTGCGCTGGACATCAACGGACGCACACCCATGGATTATGCCAG GCAAGCGGGTCAGGTGGAGTTAGCCGAGCGCTTGGTGGAATGTCAGTATGAGCTCACAGACAGACTGGCTTTCTATCTGTGTGGCCGCCGTCCAG ATCATAAGAATGGACATTATATCATCCCTCAGATGGCAGACAG AGCGCGCCCTAAGTGCCCAACACAGAG CCTGGACCTGTCTGAACTGGCCAAGGCCGCCAAGAAGAAGCTACAAGCG ctAAATAACCGTTTGTTTGAGGAGCTGGCCATGGATGTGTATGATGAGGTGGACCGTAGGGAGAATGATGCGG TGTGGCTAACGACTCAGAACCATAGTACGCTGGTTACCGAGAGGAGTGCTGTTCCCTTTTTACCCGTCAACCCTGAATATTCGGCCACACGCAACCAG GGCCGACAGAAGTTGGCACGCTTTAATGCACGAGAGTTTGCCACACTAATCATTGACATTCTCAGCGACGCCAAGCGGCGGCAACAAGGCAAAGGCCTGACAAGTCCCGCTG AACCTTTAGACGTGAGCCAGGCAGACGATGACCAGCACGACTATGATAGTGTAGCTTCTGACGAGGACACAGACAGTGAAATAACTGCACAGAACAACACCAACGCTCAGCGCAACAACCGTGCTAAG AGCATGGACTCTTCTGATCTTTCGGATGGACCTATCACGCTGCAGGAATATCTGGAGGTGAAGAAAGCCCTGGCTTCTTCTGAGGCCAAAGTCCAGCAGCTCATGAAAGTCAACAACAACTTGAGCGAGGAGTTGCGGAGACTTCAGAAAGAG ATTTCGCGGATGCAGACGGAGAACGTAGCTCTAAGAGGGGCTCAGGCTGGGCCTGCGGGGGCTCTGGGGGGTGGCAACACGGCCCTTTGGCCCATCGGGGTAAGAGGAGGGGCAGGAGGAGTGGGCAGTGGGGACTCAAGCTTGGCTCCACCCTCCTCAGCTCCTCTGCGGAGGGACAGACAGGCTTTCTCGATGTATGAGCCTGGAGTGGCCGCCCCCAAAGCCCTCGGCCCAGCACTGGACTCCCTGAGCAGCCACCTGCAGCCCCTCAGCTccagtgtaagt GTGCGAAAAGGGGCTACTGCAGGCCCCACCCCTTATGGTGGACCACACATGTCAGCCTCCATGGAGATGGGCCGCTATATG CCCCCTAAATTAGAGAAGCATGGTAGTGGCACTGACAGTGACTACGACAACACTCAAACATATGACACTTCCATTGG CATGGGCCGCAGCAGTGAGGAGGAGAGCCGAGCGGAGGTGGAGGATAGTGGAGATGTGGGAGAGCCAGATCCCACACTCCCCTGCACAGAGGATGTCATCCTGAAGACTGAGCAGGTCACCAAGAACATTCAGGAGCTACTGAGAGCAGCACAGGAATTTAAACATGACAG TTTTGTGCCATGCTCTGAGAAGATCCACTCAGCTGTGACAGAGATGGCCTCTCTCTTTCCAAAG AGACCAGCTCTGGACGCAGTCCGCGCTTCCCTGAAACTGCTGGCCTCTAGCGCTTCACGTCTGCAGGTGGAGTGTCGCAAAGCTGCGCCCTCTGAGCCTTCAGCAAGCGCTGTCGATTACCAGCTCCTCACGCAGCAGGTCATCCAGTGTGCCTATGACATAGCCAAGGCCGCTAAGCAGCTcgtcaccatcactacacgcgaGAAGAAGCAGTGA
- the git1 gene encoding ARF GTPase-activating protein GIT1 isoform X2 translates to MSRKVQRSEVCADCSAPDPGWSSINRGVLISDECCSVHRSLGRHISIVKHLRHSGWPPSLLQMVQTLASNGANSIWEHSLLDPAQVQSGRRKPNPQDKVHPTKSEFIRAKYQMLAFVHKLPCRDDDGVTSKDLSKQLHSSVRTGSLETCLRLLSLGAQANFFHPEKGTTPLHVAAKAGQVLQAELLVVYGADPGALDINGRTPMDYARQAGQVELAERLVECQYELTDRLAFYLCGRRPDHKNGHYIIPQMADRARPKCPTQSLDLSELAKAAKKKLQALNNRLFEELAMDVYDEVDRRENDAVWLTTQNHSTLVTERSAVPFLPVNPEYSATRNQGRQKLARFNAREFATLIIDILSDAKRRQQGKGLTSPAEPLDVSQADDDQHDYDSVASDEDTDSEITAQNNTNAQRNNRAKSMDSSDLSDGPITLQEYLEVKKALASSEAKVQQLMKVNNNLSEELRRLQKEISRMQTENVALRGAQAGPAGALGGGNTALWPIGVRGGAGGVGSGDSSLAPPSSAPLRRDRQAFSMYEPGVAAPKALGPALDSLSSHLQPLSSSVRKGATAGPTPYGGPHMSASMEMGRYMPPKLEKHGSGTDSDYDNTQTYDTSIGMGRSSEEESRAEVEDSGDVGEPDPTLPCTEDVILKTEQVTKNIQELLRAAQEFKHDSFVPCSEKIHSAVTEMASLFPKRPALDAVRASLKLLASSASRLQVECRKAAPSEPSASAVDYQLLTQQVIQCAYDIAKAAKQLVTITTREKKQ, encoded by the exons ATGTCCAGAAAAGTCCAAAGAAGCGAGGTGTGTGCAGACTGCAGTGCGCCAG ATCCGGGTTGGAGCAGTATAAACAGAGGGGTGCTGATCTCTGATGAGTGCTGCTCTGTGCACCGGAGCCTCGGACGCCACATCTCCATCGTCAAACATTTGCGCCACAGCGGCTGGCCACCTTCCTTACTACAG ATGGTGCAGACGCTGGCCAGTAATGGTGCTAACTCCATTTGGGAGCATTCACTGCTGGACCCTGCGCAGGTTCAGAGTGGTCGCAGGAAACCTAATCCACAAGATAAAGTCCA CCCCACCAAGTCAGAGTTCATTCGCGCCAAGTATCAGATGCTTGCCTTTGTCCACAAACTGCCATGCCGTGATGATGATGGGGTCACCAGTAAAGATCTCAGCAAG CAACTACATTCGAGTGTGCGGACAGGAAGTCTGGAGACGTGTCTGCGGCTGCTGTCCCTTGGAGCTCAGGCCAACTTCTTTCATCCT GAGAAAGGCACCACCCCTCTGCATGTGGCTGCTAAAGCAGGTCAGGTCCTCCAGGCTGAGCTGCTTGTGGTGTACGGCGCTGACCCCGGTGCGCTGGACATCAACGGACGCACACCCATGGATTATGCCAG GCAAGCGGGTCAGGTGGAGTTAGCCGAGCGCTTGGTGGAATGTCAGTATGAGCTCACAGACAGACTGGCTTTCTATCTGTGTGGCCGCCGTCCAG ATCATAAGAATGGACATTATATCATCCCTCAGATGGCAGACAG AGCGCGCCCTAAGTGCCCAACACAGAG CCTGGACCTGTCTGAACTGGCCAAGGCCGCCAAGAAGAAGCTACAAGCG ctAAATAACCGTTTGTTTGAGGAGCTGGCCATGGATGTGTATGATGAGGTGGACCGTAGGGAGAATGATGCGG TGTGGCTAACGACTCAGAACCATAGTACGCTGGTTACCGAGAGGAGTGCTGTTCCCTTTTTACCCGTCAACCCTGAATATTCGGCCACACGCAACCAG GGCCGACAGAAGTTGGCACGCTTTAATGCACGAGAGTTTGCCACACTAATCATTGACATTCTCAGCGACGCCAAGCGGCGGCAACAAGGCAAAGGCCTGACAAGTCCCGCTG AACCTTTAGACGTGAGCCAGGCAGACGATGACCAGCACGACTATGATAGTGTAGCTTCTGACGAGGACACAGACAGTGAAATAACTGCACAGAACAACACCAACGCTCAGCGCAACAACCGTGCTAAG AGCATGGACTCTTCTGATCTTTCGGATGGACCTATCACGCTGCAGGAATATCTGGAGGTGAAGAAAGCCCTGGCTTCTTCTGAGGCCAAAGTCCAGCAGCTCATGAAAGTCAACAACAACTTGAGCGAGGAGTTGCGGAGACTTCAGAAAGAG ATTTCGCGGATGCAGACGGAGAACGTAGCTCTAAGAGGGGCTCAGGCTGGGCCTGCGGGGGCTCTGGGGGGTGGCAACACGGCCCTTTGGCCCATCGGGGTAAGAGGAGGGGCAGGAGGAGTGGGCAGTGGGGACTCAAGCTTGGCTCCACCCTCCTCAGCTCCTCTGCGGAGGGACAGACAGGCTTTCTCGATGTATGAGCCTGGAGTGGCCGCCCCCAAAGCCCTCGGCCCAGCACTGGACTCCCTGAGCAGCCACCTGCAGCCCCTCAGCTccagt GTGCGAAAAGGGGCTACTGCAGGCCCCACCCCTTATGGTGGACCACACATGTCAGCCTCCATGGAGATGGGCCGCTATATG CCCCCTAAATTAGAGAAGCATGGTAGTGGCACTGACAGTGACTACGACAACACTCAAACATATGACACTTCCATTGG CATGGGCCGCAGCAGTGAGGAGGAGAGCCGAGCGGAGGTGGAGGATAGTGGAGATGTGGGAGAGCCAGATCCCACACTCCCCTGCACAGAGGATGTCATCCTGAAGACTGAGCAGGTCACCAAGAACATTCAGGAGCTACTGAGAGCAGCACAGGAATTTAAACATGACAG TTTTGTGCCATGCTCTGAGAAGATCCACTCAGCTGTGACAGAGATGGCCTCTCTCTTTCCAAAG AGACCAGCTCTGGACGCAGTCCGCGCTTCCCTGAAACTGCTGGCCTCTAGCGCTTCACGTCTGCAGGTGGAGTGTCGCAAAGCTGCGCCCTCTGAGCCTTCAGCAAGCGCTGTCGATTACCAGCTCCTCACGCAGCAGGTCATCCAGTGTGCCTATGACATAGCCAAGGCCGCTAAGCAGCTcgtcaccatcactacacgcgaGAAGAAGCAGTGA
- the git1 gene encoding ARF GTPase-activating protein GIT1 isoform X3, giving the protein MSRKVQRSEVCADCSAPDPGWSSINRGVLISDECCSVHRSLGRHISIVKHLRHSGWPPSLLQMVQTLASNGANSIWEHSLLDPAQVQSGRRKPNPQDKVHPTKSEFIRAKYQMLAFVHKLPCRDDDGVTSKDLSKQLHSSVRTGSLETCLRLLSLGAQANFFHPEKGTTPLHVAAKAGQVLQAELLVVYGADPGALDINGRTPMDYARQAGQVELAERLVECQYELTDRLAFYLCGRRPDHKNGHYIIPQMADSLDLSELAKAAKKKLQALNNRLFEELAMDVYDEVDRRENDAVWLTTQNHSTLVTERSAVPFLPVNPEYSATRNQGRQKLARFNAREFATLIIDILSDAKRRQQGKGLTSPAEPLDVSQADDDQHDYDSVASDEDTDSEITAQNNTNAQRNNRAKSMDSSDLSDGPITLQEYLEVKKALASSEAKVQQLMKVNNNLSEELRRLQKEISRMQTENVALRGAQAGPAGALGGGNTALWPIGVRGGAGGVGSGDSSLAPPSSAPLRRDRQAFSMYEPGVAAPKALGPALDSLSSHLQPLSSSVSVRKGATAGPTPYGGPHMSASMEMGRYMPPKLEKHGSGTDSDYDNTQTYDTSIGMGRSSEEESRAEVEDSGDVGEPDPTLPCTEDVILKTEQVTKNIQELLRAAQEFKHDSFVPCSEKIHSAVTEMASLFPKRPALDAVRASLKLLASSASRLQVECRKAAPSEPSASAVDYQLLTQQVIQCAYDIAKAAKQLVTITTREKKQ; this is encoded by the exons ATGTCCAGAAAAGTCCAAAGAAGCGAGGTGTGTGCAGACTGCAGTGCGCCAG ATCCGGGTTGGAGCAGTATAAACAGAGGGGTGCTGATCTCTGATGAGTGCTGCTCTGTGCACCGGAGCCTCGGACGCCACATCTCCATCGTCAAACATTTGCGCCACAGCGGCTGGCCACCTTCCTTACTACAG ATGGTGCAGACGCTGGCCAGTAATGGTGCTAACTCCATTTGGGAGCATTCACTGCTGGACCCTGCGCAGGTTCAGAGTGGTCGCAGGAAACCTAATCCACAAGATAAAGTCCA CCCCACCAAGTCAGAGTTCATTCGCGCCAAGTATCAGATGCTTGCCTTTGTCCACAAACTGCCATGCCGTGATGATGATGGGGTCACCAGTAAAGATCTCAGCAAG CAACTACATTCGAGTGTGCGGACAGGAAGTCTGGAGACGTGTCTGCGGCTGCTGTCCCTTGGAGCTCAGGCCAACTTCTTTCATCCT GAGAAAGGCACCACCCCTCTGCATGTGGCTGCTAAAGCAGGTCAGGTCCTCCAGGCTGAGCTGCTTGTGGTGTACGGCGCTGACCCCGGTGCGCTGGACATCAACGGACGCACACCCATGGATTATGCCAG GCAAGCGGGTCAGGTGGAGTTAGCCGAGCGCTTGGTGGAATGTCAGTATGAGCTCACAGACAGACTGGCTTTCTATCTGTGTGGCCGCCGTCCAG ATCATAAGAATGGACATTATATCATCCCTCAGATGGCAGACAG CCTGGACCTGTCTGAACTGGCCAAGGCCGCCAAGAAGAAGCTACAAGCG ctAAATAACCGTTTGTTTGAGGAGCTGGCCATGGATGTGTATGATGAGGTGGACCGTAGGGAGAATGATGCGG TGTGGCTAACGACTCAGAACCATAGTACGCTGGTTACCGAGAGGAGTGCTGTTCCCTTTTTACCCGTCAACCCTGAATATTCGGCCACACGCAACCAG GGCCGACAGAAGTTGGCACGCTTTAATGCACGAGAGTTTGCCACACTAATCATTGACATTCTCAGCGACGCCAAGCGGCGGCAACAAGGCAAAGGCCTGACAAGTCCCGCTG AACCTTTAGACGTGAGCCAGGCAGACGATGACCAGCACGACTATGATAGTGTAGCTTCTGACGAGGACACAGACAGTGAAATAACTGCACAGAACAACACCAACGCTCAGCGCAACAACCGTGCTAAG AGCATGGACTCTTCTGATCTTTCGGATGGACCTATCACGCTGCAGGAATATCTGGAGGTGAAGAAAGCCCTGGCTTCTTCTGAGGCCAAAGTCCAGCAGCTCATGAAAGTCAACAACAACTTGAGCGAGGAGTTGCGGAGACTTCAGAAAGAG ATTTCGCGGATGCAGACGGAGAACGTAGCTCTAAGAGGGGCTCAGGCTGGGCCTGCGGGGGCTCTGGGGGGTGGCAACACGGCCCTTTGGCCCATCGGGGTAAGAGGAGGGGCAGGAGGAGTGGGCAGTGGGGACTCAAGCTTGGCTCCACCCTCCTCAGCTCCTCTGCGGAGGGACAGACAGGCTTTCTCGATGTATGAGCCTGGAGTGGCCGCCCCCAAAGCCCTCGGCCCAGCACTGGACTCCCTGAGCAGCCACCTGCAGCCCCTCAGCTccagtgtaagt GTGCGAAAAGGGGCTACTGCAGGCCCCACCCCTTATGGTGGACCACACATGTCAGCCTCCATGGAGATGGGCCGCTATATG CCCCCTAAATTAGAGAAGCATGGTAGTGGCACTGACAGTGACTACGACAACACTCAAACATATGACACTTCCATTGG CATGGGCCGCAGCAGTGAGGAGGAGAGCCGAGCGGAGGTGGAGGATAGTGGAGATGTGGGAGAGCCAGATCCCACACTCCCCTGCACAGAGGATGTCATCCTGAAGACTGAGCAGGTCACCAAGAACATTCAGGAGCTACTGAGAGCAGCACAGGAATTTAAACATGACAG TTTTGTGCCATGCTCTGAGAAGATCCACTCAGCTGTGACAGAGATGGCCTCTCTCTTTCCAAAG AGACCAGCTCTGGACGCAGTCCGCGCTTCCCTGAAACTGCTGGCCTCTAGCGCTTCACGTCTGCAGGTGGAGTGTCGCAAAGCTGCGCCCTCTGAGCCTTCAGCAAGCGCTGTCGATTACCAGCTCCTCACGCAGCAGGTCATCCAGTGTGCCTATGACATAGCCAAGGCCGCTAAGCAGCTcgtcaccatcactacacgcgaGAAGAAGCAGTGA
- the git1 gene encoding ARF GTPase-activating protein GIT1 isoform X4, translating to MSRKVQRSEVCADCSAPDPGWSSINRGVLISDECCSVHRSLGRHISIVKHLRHSGWPPSLLQMVQTLASNGANSIWEHSLLDPAQVQSGRRKPNPQDKVHPTKSEFIRAKYQMLAFVHKLPCRDDDGVTSKDLSKQLHSSVRTGSLETCLRLLSLGAQANFFHPEKGTTPLHVAAKAGQVLQAELLVVYGADPGALDINGRTPMDYARQAGQVELAERLVECQYELTDRLAFYLCGRRPDHKNGHYIIPQMADRARPKCPTQSLDLSELAKAAKKKLQALNNRLFEELAMDVYDEVDRRENDAVWLTTQNHSTLVTERSAVPFLPVNPEYSATRNQGRQKLARFNAREFATLIIDILSDAKRRQQGKGLTSPAEPLDVSQADDDQHDYDSVASDEDTDSEITAQNNTNAQRNNRAKSMDSSDLSDGPITLQEYLEVKKALASSEAKVQQLMKVNNNLSEELRRLQKEVRKGATAGPTPYGGPHMSASMEMGRYMPPKLEKHGSGTDSDYDNTQTYDTSIGMGRSSEEESRAEVEDSGDVGEPDPTLPCTEDVILKTEQVTKNIQELLRAAQEFKHDSFVPCSEKIHSAVTEMASLFPKRPALDAVRASLKLLASSASRLQVECRKAAPSEPSASAVDYQLLTQQVIQCAYDIAKAAKQLVTITTREKKQ from the exons ATGTCCAGAAAAGTCCAAAGAAGCGAGGTGTGTGCAGACTGCAGTGCGCCAG ATCCGGGTTGGAGCAGTATAAACAGAGGGGTGCTGATCTCTGATGAGTGCTGCTCTGTGCACCGGAGCCTCGGACGCCACATCTCCATCGTCAAACATTTGCGCCACAGCGGCTGGCCACCTTCCTTACTACAG ATGGTGCAGACGCTGGCCAGTAATGGTGCTAACTCCATTTGGGAGCATTCACTGCTGGACCCTGCGCAGGTTCAGAGTGGTCGCAGGAAACCTAATCCACAAGATAAAGTCCA CCCCACCAAGTCAGAGTTCATTCGCGCCAAGTATCAGATGCTTGCCTTTGTCCACAAACTGCCATGCCGTGATGATGATGGGGTCACCAGTAAAGATCTCAGCAAG CAACTACATTCGAGTGTGCGGACAGGAAGTCTGGAGACGTGTCTGCGGCTGCTGTCCCTTGGAGCTCAGGCCAACTTCTTTCATCCT GAGAAAGGCACCACCCCTCTGCATGTGGCTGCTAAAGCAGGTCAGGTCCTCCAGGCTGAGCTGCTTGTGGTGTACGGCGCTGACCCCGGTGCGCTGGACATCAACGGACGCACACCCATGGATTATGCCAG GCAAGCGGGTCAGGTGGAGTTAGCCGAGCGCTTGGTGGAATGTCAGTATGAGCTCACAGACAGACTGGCTTTCTATCTGTGTGGCCGCCGTCCAG ATCATAAGAATGGACATTATATCATCCCTCAGATGGCAGACAG AGCGCGCCCTAAGTGCCCAACACAGAG CCTGGACCTGTCTGAACTGGCCAAGGCCGCCAAGAAGAAGCTACAAGCG ctAAATAACCGTTTGTTTGAGGAGCTGGCCATGGATGTGTATGATGAGGTGGACCGTAGGGAGAATGATGCGG TGTGGCTAACGACTCAGAACCATAGTACGCTGGTTACCGAGAGGAGTGCTGTTCCCTTTTTACCCGTCAACCCTGAATATTCGGCCACACGCAACCAG GGCCGACAGAAGTTGGCACGCTTTAATGCACGAGAGTTTGCCACACTAATCATTGACATTCTCAGCGACGCCAAGCGGCGGCAACAAGGCAAAGGCCTGACAAGTCCCGCTG AACCTTTAGACGTGAGCCAGGCAGACGATGACCAGCACGACTATGATAGTGTAGCTTCTGACGAGGACACAGACAGTGAAATAACTGCACAGAACAACACCAACGCTCAGCGCAACAACCGTGCTAAG AGCATGGACTCTTCTGATCTTTCGGATGGACCTATCACGCTGCAGGAATATCTGGAGGTGAAGAAAGCCCTGGCTTCTTCTGAGGCCAAAGTCCAGCAGCTCATGAAAGTCAACAACAACTTGAGCGAGGAGTTGCGGAGACTTCAGAAAGAG GTGCGAAAAGGGGCTACTGCAGGCCCCACCCCTTATGGTGGACCACACATGTCAGCCTCCATGGAGATGGGCCGCTATATG CCCCCTAAATTAGAGAAGCATGGTAGTGGCACTGACAGTGACTACGACAACACTCAAACATATGACACTTCCATTGG CATGGGCCGCAGCAGTGAGGAGGAGAGCCGAGCGGAGGTGGAGGATAGTGGAGATGTGGGAGAGCCAGATCCCACACTCCCCTGCACAGAGGATGTCATCCTGAAGACTGAGCAGGTCACCAAGAACATTCAGGAGCTACTGAGAGCAGCACAGGAATTTAAACATGACAG TTTTGTGCCATGCTCTGAGAAGATCCACTCAGCTGTGACAGAGATGGCCTCTCTCTTTCCAAAG AGACCAGCTCTGGACGCAGTCCGCGCTTCCCTGAAACTGCTGGCCTCTAGCGCTTCACGTCTGCAGGTGGAGTGTCGCAAAGCTGCGCCCTCTGAGCCTTCAGCAAGCGCTGTCGATTACCAGCTCCTCACGCAGCAGGTCATCCAGTGTGCCTATGACATAGCCAAGGCCGCTAAGCAGCTcgtcaccatcactacacgcgaGAAGAAGCAGTGA